CAGAGCACGCCGGCCGGCGAGAAGGTCCCCAGGGGCAGCACCATCACGCTGACCGTCGTCTGACGCGTCCTGCGCGCACGGGCGCACGAGAACGGCGCGTGACCCCGTCGGGTCACGCGCCGTCGTCACAACCGGAGGGCCGGACCTCACGCCTTGCGGAGCAGCTCCACGACCTGGAACGCGAGCTCGAGCGACTGCTGGTGGTTCAGGCGCGGGTCCACGAGGGTCTCGTAGCGGCGCCCCAGGCCCTCGTCGTCGATCTCCTCGGACCCGCCGAGGACCTCGGTGACGTCGTCGCCGGTGAGCTCGATGTGCAGGCCGCCCGGGACCGTGCCGAGCGCGCGGTGCACCTCGAAGAACCCGGCGACCTCGTCCATGACGTCCGAGAACCGCCGCGTCTTGTACCCGCTCGCCGAGGTGATGCCGTTGCCGTGCATCGGGTCGCACACCCACGTGACGGGGCGGCCGTCCGCCGCGACCTTCTCCACGAGCGCCGGGAGCAGGTCGCGGATCTTGCCGGCACCCATGCGCGTGATGAAGGTGAGCCGGCCCGGCTCGGCCGTCGGGTTGAGCTTGTCCATGAGCGCGAGGGCGTCGTCCCCCGTGCTCGTGGGCCCGAGCTTCACGCCGATCGGGTTGTGCACGCGCGAGAAGTAGTCGACGTGCGCGCCGTCGAGCTGACGCGTGCGCTCCCCCACCCACAGGAAGTGCGCCGAGCAGTCGTAGGGCAGCCCGGTGCGGGAGTCGATGCGCGTGAGCGGACGCTCGTAGTCGAGCAGCAGGCCCTCGTGGCTCGAGAAGAAGTCGACCGTGCGCAGCGCGTCGAAGTCGGCGCCGCACGCCGCCATGAAGCGGATCGCGCGGTCGATCTCCGCGGCGATCTCCTCGTAGCGCGCGTATGCCGGGTTCGCCGTGAACCCGCGGTTCCACTCGTGCACGCGCAGCAGCGACGCGAAGCCGCCCGTGGTGAACGCGCGGATCAGGTTCAGCGTCGAGGCCGACGTGTGGTACGCCTCGAGCAGCCGCTCGGGGTTCGGCACGCGGGCCTCGGGCGTGAACTCGTACCCGTTGATGATGTCGCCGCGGAACGCCGGCAGCGTCACCCCGTCGCGCGTCTCGGAGTCCGAGCTGCGCGGCTTGGCGTACTGCCCCGCCATGCGGCCCATCTTGATCACCGGCAGGCTCGCGCCGTACGTCAGGACGACGGCCATCTGCAGGATCGTCTTGATCTTGTTGCGGATGTTGTCCGCGGTCGCGTCGGCGAACGTCTCGGCGCAGTCCCCGCCCTGGAGCAGGAACGCCTCGCCGCGGCCCGCGGCGGCGAGCTGGGCGCGCAGCGCGTCGGACTCCCCCGCGAACACGAGCGGCGGCACGGCGGACAGCCGGTCCGTGACGCGCGCGAGGTCCGCGGCGTCCGGCCAGCGCGGCTGCTGCGTCGCGACGAGCTCACGCCAGTGGTCGAGCCCCGCGACGACCTGCGGGTCCGCCTCGACGGTCATGAGTGGCCGCCGGGCACGAGCGGCTGGCCGATGTCGGCGAGCAGCGCACCGAACCACTCCTGCGACACGTCGAACGCCTTGCCGCCCGCGATGCGCGGGAACGCGATGGCCTTGAGCCGGTCGCCGTCCTCCTCGTCGTGCCCGATGACGCCCGAGTCGCCCTTGAGCGCGGCCTCGACCGCGAGGTCCGTCATCGACTTGATGAGGCGCAGGTCCTCGGCGTTGGCGGCTGCGGCGCGGGAGTAGTAGCCCGACTTCTGGACCATGACCTTCTCGGCGCCGAGCTTCTCGGCGAACTGCTTCGCGAACCACTGGCCCGGGTTGATCGTGTCGAGCTTGACGTGCCCGAACGGGTCGCGCGGGACCTCGGCCCCGGACGCCTCGAGCTGCTCGACGATCTCGTGCATGCCCGCACCCTCCGACAGGAAGATGTTGACGTTGCCCTGCTCGTCCATGATCGTCTTCAGGCGCGCCGCCTCGGCGTCGATGTCGAGCGCCAGCTCCGGCAGGAAGACCGCGTGGATGTCCCAGCGCTCACGCGTCAGGCCGAGGCTCGGGACCCACTCCTGGGCGTCGAGCCACTTCCGGTACTCCGCCGCCGCAGCAGCGGTGAGCCAGCCGCAGTGCCGGCCCATGACCTCGTGGACGATGAGCATGCGCGGGCCCGAGCGGTGCTCGCCGATGACGTTGGCCGCGAAGCCGGCGGCCTCCTCGGCGGCGGTCCAGGCGCCGAGCGACTGCTTGATCGGGACGACGTCGTTGTCGATCGTCTTGGGGAGACCGACGACCGTCAGGTGGTAGCCGTTCTCCTCGAGGAACGCCGCGAGGTCCGCGGCCGTCGTGTTCGTGTCGTCGCCGCCGATGGTGTGGAGCACGTCGACGCCGTCGGCCTTGAGCTGCTCGGCCGCGACGTGCAGGGGGTTCTGGCCCTCCTGGACGAGCCCGCGCTTGACGCAGTCCGCCGCGTTCGTCAGCTTGACGCGCGAGTTGCCGATCGGGGAGCCGCCGAAGCGGTGCAGGAGGCCGGCCTTCGCGCGGGCCTCGGCGTCGACGACGATTTTGTCGCCCCGGAGGAGCCCGTGGTAGCCGTGCTGGTAGGCGATGATCTCGATCTCGGGCGCGATCTCGGTGTACCGCTCGATGAGGCCACCGACGGCCGAGGACAGGCACGGGGCGAAGCCGCCTGCGGTCAGGAGCGCGACGCGACGAACCGACATGAGACACACCTCTCGTTGTTTCTGCACAGCTGGCGCCCACAGGGTGGGGCGTCCCGGTGGCCCGTCGTCGGGCCCAAGGTCCGGGATCGTGACGGCGGGACTGGTGGATCGGCGCCGTCGCGGGAGGCCCCGGACGGGGACCGGCTCATCCTACTGACGCGCCCGCGTCGTCCTCGGGCGGTCCCGGCACCTGGACGTCGGGGGCGGGCCGGCCGCCCGGCGCCGTCGGGCCGGACTCCGCCACGGGCGCGGCCGCGGGGTGGCCCGTCGCGATGCGGGCCTTCTGCGTCGCGGCGTACACGTCGACGTACTCCTGGCCCGACAGGCTCATGAGCGCGTACATGATCTCGTCGGTCACCGACCGCAGGATGAAGCGGTCGTTCTCCATGCCGCGGTACCGGCTGAAGTCGAGCGGCTCACCGATCACGACGCCGAGGCGCACGGGCTTGGGGATGACCCGGCCGAGCGGCTGCGCGACGTCGGTGCCCACCATGACGACGGGGACGACCGGGGCGCCGGACTCGAGCGCGAGGCGCGCGACGCCCGTCTTGCCGCGGTACAGGCGCCCGTCCGGGCTGCGGGTGCCCTCGGGGTAGATGCCGAACAGCCCGCCCTCGCGCAGCCGGTTCAACCCGGTGCGCAGCGCCGCCTCGCTCGCCTTGCCGCCCGAGCGGTCGACGGGGATGGTCCCGACCCCGCGGAAGAAGCCGGCCTTGAGGCGCCCCTTCATGCCGGTCCCGGTGAAGTACTCGGACTTGCCGATGAAGACGATCTCGCGGTCGAGCACGAGCGGCAGCACGAACGAGTCGATCACCGCGAGGTGGTTGCTCGCGAGGATCGCGGCACCCTCGCTCGGCACGTTCTCCGCGCCACGGACCCAGGGGCGGAAGACGAGGTGCAGGAGCGGACCCACCATGACCCGCTTCATCAACCAGTAGAACAAGCTGCCACCTCTCGACCACGCCGCCCGGGGATGTCCCGCGCGGCCCGCACCGCATGTCCGACTCTAGAGTGCTCTCATGGCCGCACGCCCGGACGACCCCGACGACACCGTCCCCGATCCCGGGACCACTCCCGGCACCGCGGAGGGCGCCGGTGGCGCCCTCTCCGAGCCCGTCCCCGACGTGCCCCGCGAGCCCACCGACGACGAGCGCTGGGCGGCGATCGTCGCCGACCTGACCGGCGGGAACGACCCCGTGGGCGACGCGTCCGGACCCACGAGCACGACCGGGCCGGCCGCGGGTCCCGCCGTAACCTACCCCGTCGCCCCGGGGGTCCCGGACCCCCGCGTCGTCCGTCCCGCCGCCGACGACGCCGGGCACGAGCGGCCCGGACCGCCCGAGCTCACCGGCCGGTCGTGGGACGGGACCACCCAGATGGACGCCGCCGACGCGGCGGACGAGGCCGAGGAGCACTTCGTCGCCCCGGACCCCGGCCCCGTCCTCGGCGGGGACCCGCTCCTGACGATGGCGTGGTTCGCCGCCGCCGGGATGCCGGTCCTCCTGCTCGTGGTCGTCGTGGCGTGGCCGACGGCCCCTGCCGCGCTCATCCAGGCCGCGGCGGCCGTCTTCGTGCTCGGCGTCGCGACGCTGCTCTGGCGGATGCCGCACCGGCGCGACGACGCGGACGACGACACGGGCGCCGTGGTCTGACCGGAGCGACGGTGGTCTGACCGGAGCGGCCGCGGTCCGACCGGAGCGGCCGTGCTGCAGCCACGGCGGTGGCGCGGCCGGCCGCCGCGTGCTGGGGAGGCCCGGGACGTCGCCGCCCCGGGCCGTCCGCGTCAGAAGCGGGCGAGGTCCGCCGCGCCGACGATGCCGGCGTCGTTGCCCATCGCGGCGAGCTCGATGCGCGCCTCGGGACGGTAGCCGCGCGCGGACAGCTGCTCGCCGAACGCCTGGCGGGCCGGCGCGAGGAGCAGGTCGCCGGCGGCGCCGACCCCGCCGCCGACCACGATGAGCTCGGGGTCGAGCAGGGCCGCGACCGAGGCCGAGCCCTCACCGATCCAGCGGCCCAGCTCGGTGAAGAGCTCGACGGCGAGCGGGTCGCCCTCCTGCGCGGCGTCGGTCACGTGCGGGCCGACGAGCTTCTCCGCGTCGCCGCCCGCGAGCTCGAGCAGGCGCACCGCACGCTCGGGCTGGGTGATGACGGCGGCCTGCGCGTCGCGCACGAGCGCGCTGCCCGAGGCGTACTGCTCCCAGCAGCCCTCGTGCCCGCAGCCGCAGTAGTGCCCGCCCGGCACGACGCGCATGTGCCCGACCTCGGCGGCCACGCCCCACGCGCCGCGCACGAGCCGCCCGCCGATCATGATCGCGCCGCCCAGGCCCGTGCCGACGGTGAGCATGAGCATGTCGTCGACGTCGCGGCCCACGCCGAACCGGAACTCCGCCCAGCCCGCGGCGTTGGCGTCGTTCTCGACGACGATGCGCACGTCGGGACCGACGAGCTCCGCGACACGGTCGCGCAGCGGGTAGTTGCGCCACGCGAGGTTCGGTGCGAACAGCACGCCGGACCGGTCGGAGGCGACGAAGCCCGCCGCGGCGAGGCCGATCGCGCCGACCTCGTACGACGCGGACAGCTCGGCGTAGATCTCGGCGATCGCCCGGTCGATGCTCCCGGCGTCGTCGGGCTGCGTGGCCCGGCGGGTCTGCGCCAGGATCACGCCGTCCTCGTCGACCACGCCGGCCGCGATCTTGGTCCCGCCGATGTCCACACCGATCGCGTGCATGTCCGTCCTTGCTCCTGGGATCGTCGTCCGCCGAAGTGTGCGCCGGCCCGCACGAGCCGCCCGCGGGCGGCTGCGGCAACGCGCCGGCTGCTGCGCGACAAC
The Cellulomonas sp. NS3 DNA segment above includes these coding regions:
- a CDS encoding class II 3-deoxy-7-phosphoheptulonate synthase — encoded protein: MTVEADPQVVAGLDHWRELVATQQPRWPDAADLARVTDRLSAVPPLVFAGESDALRAQLAAAGRGEAFLLQGGDCAETFADATADNIRNKIKTILQMAVVLTYGASLPVIKMGRMAGQYAKPRSSDSETRDGVTLPAFRGDIINGYEFTPEARVPNPERLLEAYHTSASTLNLIRAFTTGGFASLLRVHEWNRGFTANPAYARYEEIAAEIDRAIRFMAACGADFDALRTVDFFSSHEGLLLDYERPLTRIDSRTGLPYDCSAHFLWVGERTRQLDGAHVDYFSRVHNPIGVKLGPTSTGDDALALMDKLNPTAEPGRLTFITRMGAGKIRDLLPALVEKVAADGRPVTWVCDPMHGNGITSASGYKTRRFSDVMDEVAGFFEVHRALGTVPGGLHIELTGDDVTEVLGGSEEIDDEGLGRRYETLVDPRLNHQQSLELAFQVVELLRKA
- a CDS encoding pyrophosphate--fructose-6-phosphate 1-phosphotransferase, with protein sequence MSVRRVALLTAGGFAPCLSSAVGGLIERYTEIAPEIEIIAYQHGYHGLLRGDKIVVDAEARAKAGLLHRFGGSPIGNSRVKLTNAADCVKRGLVQEGQNPLHVAAEQLKADGVDVLHTIGGDDTNTTAADLAAFLEENGYHLTVVGLPKTIDNDVVPIKQSLGAWTAAEEAAGFAANVIGEHRSGPRMLIVHEVMGRHCGWLTAAAAAEYRKWLDAQEWVPSLGLTRERWDIHAVFLPELALDIDAEAARLKTIMDEQGNVNIFLSEGAGMHEIVEQLEASGAEVPRDPFGHVKLDTINPGQWFAKQFAEKLGAEKVMVQKSGYYSRAAAANAEDLRLIKSMTDLAVEAALKGDSGVIGHDEEDGDRLKAIAFPRIAGGKAFDVSQEWFGALLADIGQPLVPGGHS
- a CDS encoding lysophospholipid acyltransferase family protein, giving the protein MFYWLMKRVMVGPLLHLVFRPWVRGAENVPSEGAAILASNHLAVIDSFVLPLVLDREIVFIGKSEYFTGTGMKGRLKAGFFRGVGTIPVDRSGGKASEAALRTGLNRLREGGLFGIYPEGTRSPDGRLYRGKTGVARLALESGAPVVPVVMVGTDVAQPLGRVIPKPVRLGVVIGEPLDFSRYRGMENDRFILRSVTDEIMYALMSLSGQEYVDVYAATQKARIATGHPAAAPVAESGPTAPGGRPAPDVQVPGPPEDDAGASVG
- a CDS encoding ROK family glucokinase, whose amino-acid sequence is MHAIGVDIGGTKIAAGVVDEDGVILAQTRRATQPDDAGSIDRAIAEIYAELSASYEVGAIGLAAAGFVASDRSGVLFAPNLAWRNYPLRDRVAELVGPDVRIVVENDANAAGWAEFRFGVGRDVDDMLMLTVGTGLGGAIMIGGRLVRGAWGVAAEVGHMRVVPGGHYCGCGHEGCWEQYASGSALVRDAQAAVITQPERAVRLLELAGGDAEKLVGPHVTDAAQEGDPLAVELFTELGRWIGEGSASVAALLDPELIVVGGGVGAAGDLLLAPARQAFGEQLSARGYRPEARIELAAMGNDAGIVGAADLARF